The following proteins are encoded in a genomic region of Dermatophagoides farinae isolate YC_2012a chromosome 8, ASM2471394v1, whole genome shotgun sequence:
- the LOC124495660 gene encoding uncharacterized protein LOC124495660 isoform X2, translating into MPNEMSEEKKKELIPCFPMLISHYTIFSGGLWCMLGDGCPRPQEIIRQYAEQSNAQISLIQQQNNNHNHHHHHHSTSSIPYQVSNHPNHLVLTIHRHGNDDNITSSFDDFNNKCKTCLKLQFPTHHHHNHRYHRQRRVSTPTNLKLKEWFTTINHKWARIKRQVILHHQRQQPLINEDNYGTNEMTCCHVSKVPKNVKTRNLKELLNGHNEPYRFPATNLHIQCKCLPSQRYCLINGYGTTTTRYQHRKQQFGRWHEEPAFGSRYAFDNEITFNMNRQTNSVTNTPSAKTKLTTTTMQNDMNSNSKLTQPNDIDDNGDGVNDDVDDDDDNSNNRITMTNNNNNNNDQNHRHHTALIKSSSIDTIAAFFNDPIEEIRRLHFRPSLDHQTNDVTTTSTMVKMMNGFNGNNNQFDSDSMNISHFNNNNNNNQSTKPLLHRANSFDNDHHQCQCNCSDWLLDIDDDLNDPFQSLPETIMAKNDCIINLSNGNDTAMNELRTVFNHDHHHQQQSSLTNDFTLSSSSNNNNNNHSIMNGGMNFIQNSSMNGFQSLNNNIIGHTATNLTQQQQSKQLQFNNLNGPLVSGDSSNHHHHHNHNHRELTTKQDNNKNNNNGKNCSSLSGTTSSGSSSSSMSTNSNSSGSGSNGRFCNRSFGPTTVPSLSTTTSMMMMTKSLQNTAANAVQQHDNSNGHLSFHSTSLNLNNNNNNNNDLMDSNFFILKNDEENKNKIDEINHHSSCSSSTSSSSSSSSSTAATTATMTTDMAANVLTSSTTHPPLSSLSASQCNVSTGIAAAATTTTTALSTNIKNNSMQSTPLSTTTTSSSMATTIMSTILNHHQNCPPIIDLLKEFDVCFDNHDQLDDDSSTLTDNSSTHSSNSPPKQNVHNETMIMMANCSKNISATTTSTSSSSILHTNDSNSFQQQQQQQKHKSYHHISSSSLPPPTISPPPPPQPPLSCCIETPVWPNNIIIGESLSLSSSSSMNPSNIHLSCSSQQVPLGDNNNNKQETTNETATNQQCLKDIELICLNEVIEEVQETIQKCKRGPICFDPRCITLKRRIGNGYFGDVFLATIPSLHGSSNINLAVKMLKSHAVPQQKAEILREAQTMAKLDHRHIVRLIGVCENDPFMLVMELAPLGPLNKYLQNHGQNLTDMDILRLMLQVAKAMQYLEDVNYVHRDLAARNILLVNEKFAKVSDFGMSRALGQGKDYYKARSASKWPLKWYAPECIYYYKFSSKSDVWSFGVALWEAMSRGEMPYQGMDGQDILRMFNENRRLPKPENCSVIIYQIMWSCWQFKPEDRLNFANIVDQLMHYLDGK; encoded by the exons ATGCCGAATGAAATGAGtgaagagaagaaaaaagagtTAATCCCATGTTTCCCAATG CTCATATCACATTATACAATATTTTCCGGTGGTCTTTGGTGTATGCTTGGCGATGGTTGTCCACGGCCACAAGAAATTATACGACAATATGCTGAACAAAGTAATGCACAGATATCATTgatacaacaacagaataataatcataaccatcatcatcatcatcatagtacATCATCAATACCTTATCAGGTATCGAATCATCCAAATCATCTTGTATTGACTATTCATCGTCatggaaatgatgataatattacatcatcatttgatgattttaataataaatgtaaaaCATGTTTGAAATTACAATTTccaacacatcatcatcataatcatagaTATCATAGACAACGTCGTGTTTCGACGCCAACGAATCTTAAATTAAAAGAATGGTTTACCACCATTAATCATAAATGGGCACGTATTAAACGACAAGTCATACTACATCATCAAAGACAACAGCCATTGATTAATGAAGACAATTATGGCACTAATG AAATGACCTGTTGTCATGTAAGCAAAGTAccaaaaaatgttaaaacaCGAAATCTGAAAGAATTATTAAATGGCCATAATGAACCATATCGATTTCCAGCAACAAATCTACATATACAATGTAAATGTCTTCCTAGTCAACGTTATTGTCTAATCAATGGTTATGGTACAACGACAACACGTTATCAACATCGTAAACAACAATTTGGCCGTTGGCATGAAGAACCGGCATTTGGTAGCCGTTATgcatttgataatgaaataacaTTCAATATGAATAGGCAAACAAATTCTGTAACAAATACACCAAgtgcaaaaacaaaattaaccACTACTACGATGCAAAATgatatgaattcaaattcaaaattaacaCAAccaaatgatattgatgataatggtgatggcgTCAatgacgatgttgatgatgatgatgataatagcaATAATCGAATAACCatgaccaataataataataataataatgatcagaatcatcgtcatcatacaGCCCTTATAAAATCATCTTCAATCGATACCATAGCG gCCTTTTTTAATGATCCAATCGAAGAGATTCGTCGTCTACATTTTCGACCATCATTGGATCATCAAACGAATGATGTAACAACCACATCAACGATggtcaaaatgatgaatggattcaatggcaataataatcaatttgattctgattcgatgaatatttctcattttaataataataataataataatcaatcaactaAACCATTATTACATCGTGccaattcatttgataatgatcatcatcaatgtcaatgTAATTGTTCAGATTGGCTACtggatattgatgatgatttaaatgatcCATTTCAAAGTTTACCAGAAACTATTATGGCTAAAAATGATTGTATTATCAATCTATCAAATGGCAATGATAcagcaatgaatgaattacgAACAGTAttcaatcatgatcatcatcatcagcaacaatcGTCGTTGACAAACGATTTTAcattatcttcatcatcaaataataataataataatcattcaattatgaATGGtggaatgaatttcattcaaaattcgaGCATGAATGGATTTCAATCTTTAAATAACAATATTATTGGCCATACAGCAACAAATttaacacaacaacaacaatcaaaacaactACAATTTAATAATCTTAACGGTCCACTTGTTTCAGGCGAttcatcgaatcatcatcatcatcataatcataatcatcgtgAATTAACAACGAaacaagataataataaaaataataataacggtaaaaattgttcatcattaagCGGGACGACAAGTAGCGGAAGTAGTAGCAGCAGTATGAGTACAAATAGTAATAGTAGCGGTAGCGGTAGCAATGGCCGTTTTTGTAATCGATCTTTTGGTCCAACAACGGTACCAtcattgtcaacaacaacatcaatgatgatgatgacaaaatcaCTTCAAAATACTGCTGCTAATGCTGTTCAGCAACATGATAACAGCAATGGTCActtatcatttcattctacTTCACTGAatcttaataataataataataataataatgatttaatgGATTCGAACTTTTTCATTCTGaagaatgatgaagaaaataaaaataaaattgatgagattaatcatcattcaagttgttcatcatcaacatcatcatcatcttcatcatcgtcttcaacagcagcaacaacagcaacaatgaCTACAGATATGGCGGCAAATGTATTAACATCATCCACCACTCATccgccattatcatcattatcggcGTCTCAATGTAATGTTTCTACAGgaatagcagcagcagcaacaacaacaacaacagcattaTCCACTAATATTAAGAACAATTCAATGCAATCAACTccattgtcaacaacaacgacatcatcatcaatggctACAACGATAATGTCaacaattttgaatcatcatcaaaattgtcCACCTATAATTGATCTACTTAAAGaatttgatgtttgttttgataatcatgatcaattggatgatgatagttCAACATTGACTGACAATTCTTCAACG cattcatcaaattctccaccaaaacaaaatgtccATAAcgaaacaatgataatgatggcaaaTTGTAGTAAGAATatttcagcaacaacaacatcaacatcatcatcatcaatcttacatacaaatgattcaaattcttttcaacaacaacaacaacaacaaaaacataaatcatatcatcatatatcatcatcatcattacctcCACCAACTATttcgccaccaccaccaccgcagCCGCCTTTATCTTGTTGTATTGAAACACCAGTATGGCCtaataatatcattattggtgaatcattatcattatcatcatcatcatcaatgaatccTTCCAATATTCATTTGTCATGTAGCAGCCAACAAGTGCCCTtgggtgataataataataataagcaaGAAACCACTAATGAAACTGCCACTAATCAACAATGCCTTAAAGACATTGAATTAA TATGCTTGAATGAAGTGATTGAAGAGGTTCAAGAAACGATACAAAAATGTAAACGTGGTccaatttgttttgatccACGATGTATAACATTAAAACGAAGAATTGGAAATGGATATTTTGGTGATGTTTTTCTGGCCACCATTCCTTCATTACATGGTTCATCGAATATAAATTTAGCTGTTAAAATGCTTAAAAGTCATGCTGTACCGCAGCAAAAG GCCGAAATACTTCGTGAAGCACAAACAATGGCTAAACTTGATCATAGACATATTGTTCGGTTAATTGGTGTATGTGAAAATGATCCATTCATGTTGGTCATGGAATTAGCGCCATTAGGaccattgaataaatatctACAAAATCATGGCCAAAATTTGACCGATATGGACATTTTACGTTTAATGCTTCAGGTTGCAAAAGCAATGCAATATCTTGAAGATGTGAATTATGTACATAGAGATTTGGCCGCTCGTAATATTCTATTggttaatgaaaaatttgccaAAGTAAGCGATTTTGGTATGTCACGTGCCCTTGGCCAAGGTAAAGATTATTATAAAGCTCGTTCGGCATCGAAATGGCCACTCAAATGGTATGCACCTGAATGCatctattattataaattcaGTTCAAAATCGGATGTATGGAGTTTTGGAGTAGCATTATGGGAAGCAATGTCTCGAGGTGAAATGCCTTATCAG GGCATGGACGGCCAGGACATACTACGAATGTTCAATGAAAATCGACGACTGCCTAAACCAGAGAATTGTTCTGTCATCATCTATCAAATAATGTGGAGTTGTTGGCAATTTAA GCCAGAAGATCGGTTAAACTTTGCCAATATTGTCGATCAATTGATGCATTATCTggatggaaaatga
- the LOC142597749 gene encoding traB domain-containing protein yields MNQDSNSFNNEWPSLSQNSDGGDQMKMKNNLTTNIITSTTNNKDFHMLIKPNNTFTPIKNDDEYDDHDVGTTLEQNDFSQMSFSSSSYQPNDLPVEQSSTTLVKDGNKQKNDHDDDDDAGDDDDLDPNNLPETVSILKADDRRIVYLVGTSHFSKPSHRDVRRVIRKFRPQVVVLELCRSRMCFLSMSEMEIMKEAKSLNFRKIRDYMKKHGLLQTFIYTLLLSASARVTNDLDIAPGGEFRNAFNEALKIPGCVVMLGDRPIDITLRRAIATLSAWQKIKITFHCLFNYEKLKAEELERYKQKDVLEQLVDEFSAEFPGLSRVMVDERDMFLVDSLRNAAKTTPPNSTIVGVVGIGHVAGIRDKWQKEDINVEELIKIPVKKPSKTFLVIKYTFYGAIAYSLYRYVIPNTVKNWTHNFVHQLSN; encoded by the exons atgaatcaagattcaaattcattcaacaatgaatggCCAAGTTTGTCACAAAatagtgatggtggtgatcaaatgaaaatgaaaaataactTGACCACCAATATAATCACCAGTActactaataataaagattttCATATGCTCATTAAACCGAATAATACATTCACGCCTAtaaaaaatgacgatgaatatgatgatcatgatgttgGTACAACATTggaacaaaatgatttttctcaaatgtcattctcatcatcatcatatcaaccGAATGATTTGCCAGttgaacaatcatcaacaacattagtGAAAGAtggcaacaaacaaaaaaatgatcatgatgatgatgatgatgctggtgatgatgatgatctagaTCCAAATAACTTACCAGAAACAGTATCAATATTAAAAGCGGATGATAGAAGAATCGTTTATTTAGTTGGTACAAGCCATTTTAGTAAGCCAAGTCATCGAGATGTCAGAAGg GTAATCCGAAAATTTAGGCCTCAAGTAGTTGTATTGGAACTATGCCGTAGCCGTATGTGTTTTCTATCGATGAGCGAAATGGAAATAATGAAAGAggcaaaatcattgaattttcgtAAGATTCGTGATTATATGAAAAAG CATGGATTACTTCAAacattcatatatacatTATTGCTGAGTGCATCAGCTCGTGTGACCAATGATCTAGATATTGCACCCGGTGGTGAATTTCGTAATGCATTCAATGAA GCATTAAAAATACCCGGATGTGTTGTCATGTTGGGCGATCGTCCAATCGATATTACATTAAGACGTGCCATTGCAACATTATCTGCATGGCAAAAGATTAAGATTacatttcattgtttatttaattatgaaaaattgaaagccGAAGAATTGGAACGATATAAACAGAAAGATGTTCTTGAG cAATTAGTGGATGAATTTTCTGCCGAATTCCCTGGCCTATCACGAGTAATGGTCGATGAACGTGATATGTTCCTAGTGGATTCATTACGAAATGCAGCCAAAACAACACCACCGAATAGTACAATTGTTGGCGTTGTCGGCATTGGTCATGTGGCCGGTATCCGAGATAAATGGCAAAAAGAAGATATTAATGTTGAAGAACTTATCAA GATTCCCGTAAAAAAACCATCGAAAACTTTTTTGGTTATCAAATATACATTCTATGGTGCCATAGCATATAGTCTATATCGTTATGTCATTCCAAATACGGTAAAAAATTGGACAcataattttgttcatcaattatccaattaa
- the LOC124495660 gene encoding uncharacterized protein LOC124495660 isoform X3 → MLGDGCPRPQEIIRQYAEQSNAQISLIQQQNNNHNHHHHHHSTSSIPYQVSNHPNHLVLTIHRHGNDDNITSSFDDFNNKCKTCLKLQFPTHHHHNHRYHRQRRVSTPTNLKLKEWFTTINHKWARIKRQVILHHQRQQPLINEDNYGTNEMTCCHVSKVPKNVKTRNLKELLNGHNEPYRFPATNLHIQCKCLPSQRYCLINGYGTTTTRYQHRKQQFGRWHEEPAFGSRYAFDNEITFNMNRQTNSVTNTPSAKTKLTTTTMQNDMNSNSKLTQPNDIDDNGDGVNDDVDDDDDNSNNRITMTNNNNNNNDQNHRHHTALIKSSSIDTIAAFFNDPIEEIRRLHFRPSLDHQTNDVTTTSTMVKMMNGFNGNNNQFDSDSMNISHFNNNNNNNQSTKPLLHRANSFDNDHHQCQCNCSDWLLDIDDDLNDPFQSLPETIMAKNDCIINLSNGNDTAMNELRTVFNHDHHHQQQSSLTNDFTLSSSSNNNNNNHSIMNGGMNFIQNSSMNGFQSLNNNIIGHTATNLTQQQQSKQLQFNNLNGPLVSGDSSNHHHHHNHNHRELTTKQDNNKNNNNGKNCSSLSGTTSSGSSSSSMSTNSNSSGSGSNGRFCNRSFGPTTVPSLSTTTSMMMMTKSLQNTAANAVQQHDNSNGHLSFHSTSLNLNNNNNNNNDLMDSNFFILKNDEENKNKIDEINHHSSCSSSTSSSSSSSSSTAATTATMTTDMAANVLTSSTTHPPLSSLSASQCNVSTGIAAAATTTTTALSTNIKNNSMQSTPLSTTTTSSSMATTIMSTILNHHQNCPPIIDLLKEFDVCFDNHDQLDDDSSTLTDNSSTHSSNSPPKQNVHNETMIMMANCSKNISATTTSTSSSSILHTNDSNSFQQQQQQQKHKSYHHISSSSLPPPTISPPPPPQPPLSCCIETPVWPNNIIIGESLSLSSSSSMNPSNIHLSCSSQQVPLGDNNNNKQETTNETATNQQCLKDIELICLNEVIEEVQETIQKCKRGPICFDPRCITLKRRIGNGYFGDVFLATIPSLHGSSNINLAVKMLKSHAVPQQKAEILREAQTMAKLDHRHIVRLIGVCENDPFMLVMELAPLGPLNKYLQNHGQNLTDMDILRLMLQVAKAMQYLEDVNYVHRDLAARNILLVNEKFAKVSDFGMSRALGQGKDYYKARSASKWPLKWYAPECIYYYKFSSKSDVWSFGVALWEAMSRGEMPYQGMDGQDILRMFNENRRLPKPENCSVIIYQIMWSCWQFKPEDRLNFANIVDQLMHYLDGK, encoded by the exons ATGCTTGGCGATGGTTGTCCACGGCCACAAGAAATTATACGACAATATGCTGAACAAAGTAATGCACAGATATCATTgatacaacaacagaataataatcataaccatcatcatcatcatcatagtacATCATCAATACCTTATCAGGTATCGAATCATCCAAATCATCTTGTATTGACTATTCATCGTCatggaaatgatgataatattacatcatcatttgatgattttaataataaatgtaaaaCATGTTTGAAATTACAATTTccaacacatcatcatcataatcatagaTATCATAGACAACGTCGTGTTTCGACGCCAACGAATCTTAAATTAAAAGAATGGTTTACCACCATTAATCATAAATGGGCACGTATTAAACGACAAGTCATACTACATCATCAAAGACAACAGCCATTGATTAATGAAGACAATTATGGCACTAATG AAATGACCTGTTGTCATGTAAGCAAAGTAccaaaaaatgttaaaacaCGAAATCTGAAAGAATTATTAAATGGCCATAATGAACCATATCGATTTCCAGCAACAAATCTACATATACAATGTAAATGTCTTCCTAGTCAACGTTATTGTCTAATCAATGGTTATGGTACAACGACAACACGTTATCAACATCGTAAACAACAATTTGGCCGTTGGCATGAAGAACCGGCATTTGGTAGCCGTTATgcatttgataatgaaataacaTTCAATATGAATAGGCAAACAAATTCTGTAACAAATACACCAAgtgcaaaaacaaaattaaccACTACTACGATGCAAAATgatatgaattcaaattcaaaattaacaCAAccaaatgatattgatgataatggtgatggcgTCAatgacgatgttgatgatgatgatgataatagcaATAATCGAATAACCatgaccaataataataataataataatgatcagaatcatcgtcatcatacaGCCCTTATAAAATCATCTTCAATCGATACCATAGCG gCCTTTTTTAATGATCCAATCGAAGAGATTCGTCGTCTACATTTTCGACCATCATTGGATCATCAAACGAATGATGTAACAACCACATCAACGATggtcaaaatgatgaatggattcaatggcaataataatcaatttgattctgattcgatgaatatttctcattttaataataataataataataatcaatcaactaAACCATTATTACATCGTGccaattcatttgataatgatcatcatcaatgtcaatgTAATTGTTCAGATTGGCTACtggatattgatgatgatttaaatgatcCATTTCAAAGTTTACCAGAAACTATTATGGCTAAAAATGATTGTATTATCAATCTATCAAATGGCAATGATAcagcaatgaatgaattacgAACAGTAttcaatcatgatcatcatcatcagcaacaatcGTCGTTGACAAACGATTTTAcattatcttcatcatcaaataataataataataatcattcaattatgaATGGtggaatgaatttcattcaaaattcgaGCATGAATGGATTTCAATCTTTAAATAACAATATTATTGGCCATACAGCAACAAATttaacacaacaacaacaatcaaaacaactACAATTTAATAATCTTAACGGTCCACTTGTTTCAGGCGAttcatcgaatcatcatcatcatcataatcataatcatcgtgAATTAACAACGAaacaagataataataaaaataataataacggtaaaaattgttcatcattaagCGGGACGACAAGTAGCGGAAGTAGTAGCAGCAGTATGAGTACAAATAGTAATAGTAGCGGTAGCGGTAGCAATGGCCGTTTTTGTAATCGATCTTTTGGTCCAACAACGGTACCAtcattgtcaacaacaacatcaatgatgatgatgacaaaatcaCTTCAAAATACTGCTGCTAATGCTGTTCAGCAACATGATAACAGCAATGGTCActtatcatttcattctacTTCACTGAatcttaataataataataataataataatgatttaatgGATTCGAACTTTTTCATTCTGaagaatgatgaagaaaataaaaataaaattgatgagattaatcatcattcaagttgttcatcatcaacatcatcatcatcttcatcatcgtcttcaacagcagcaacaacagcaacaatgaCTACAGATATGGCGGCAAATGTATTAACATCATCCACCACTCATccgccattatcatcattatcggcGTCTCAATGTAATGTTTCTACAGgaatagcagcagcagcaacaacaacaacaacagcattaTCCACTAATATTAAGAACAATTCAATGCAATCAACTccattgtcaacaacaacgacatcatcatcaatggctACAACGATAATGTCaacaattttgaatcatcatcaaaattgtcCACCTATAATTGATCTACTTAAAGaatttgatgtttgttttgataatcatgatcaattggatgatgatagttCAACATTGACTGACAATTCTTCAACG cattcatcaaattctccaccaaaacaaaatgtccATAAcgaaacaatgataatgatggcaaaTTGTAGTAAGAATatttcagcaacaacaacatcaacatcatcatcatcaatcttacatacaaatgattcaaattcttttcaacaacaacaacaacaacaaaaacataaatcatatcatcatatatcatcatcatcattacctcCACCAACTATttcgccaccaccaccaccgcagCCGCCTTTATCTTGTTGTATTGAAACACCAGTATGGCCtaataatatcattattggtgaatcattatcattatcatcatcatcatcaatgaatccTTCCAATATTCATTTGTCATGTAGCAGCCAACAAGTGCCCTtgggtgataataataataataagcaaGAAACCACTAATGAAACTGCCACTAATCAACAATGCCTTAAAGACATTGAATTAA TATGCTTGAATGAAGTGATTGAAGAGGTTCAAGAAACGATACAAAAATGTAAACGTGGTccaatttgttttgatccACGATGTATAACATTAAAACGAAGAATTGGAAATGGATATTTTGGTGATGTTTTTCTGGCCACCATTCCTTCATTACATGGTTCATCGAATATAAATTTAGCTGTTAAAATGCTTAAAAGTCATGCTGTACCGCAGCAAAAG GCCGAAATACTTCGTGAAGCACAAACAATGGCTAAACTTGATCATAGACATATTGTTCGGTTAATTGGTGTATGTGAAAATGATCCATTCATGTTGGTCATGGAATTAGCGCCATTAGGaccattgaataaatatctACAAAATCATGGCCAAAATTTGACCGATATGGACATTTTACGTTTAATGCTTCAGGTTGCAAAAGCAATGCAATATCTTGAAGATGTGAATTATGTACATAGAGATTTGGCCGCTCGTAATATTCTATTggttaatgaaaaatttgccaAAGTAAGCGATTTTGGTATGTCACGTGCCCTTGGCCAAGGTAAAGATTATTATAAAGCTCGTTCGGCATCGAAATGGCCACTCAAATGGTATGCACCTGAATGCatctattattataaattcaGTTCAAAATCGGATGTATGGAGTTTTGGAGTAGCATTATGGGAAGCAATGTCTCGAGGTGAAATGCCTTATCAG GGCATGGACGGCCAGGACATACTACGAATGTTCAATGAAAATCGACGACTGCCTAAACCAGAGAATTGTTCTGTCATCATCTATCAAATAATGTGGAGTTGTTGGCAATTTAA GCCAGAAGATCGGTTAAACTTTGCCAATATTGTCGATCAATTGATGCATTATCTggatggaaaatga